Proteins encoded within one genomic window of Amycolatopsis nigrescens CSC17Ta-90:
- a CDS encoding lytic polysaccharide monooxygenase auxiliary activity family 9 protein, translating into MTLLRRVGVVAGAFCLLPLLLTTVTTSTAYAHGSMGNPVSRIYNCLQEGPEEPRSAACKAAVEVGESWPVYDWDEVNQPNANGRHREIIPDGKLCSAGRDKYKGFDLPRADWRATNLPSGGSYTLRYKYTAPHPGTFELYLTRDGYDPTQPLKWSDLDAKPFYQQLNPPTSGGDYLLNAQLPAGKTGRHLIYAIWQRHLPDSAEAFYSCSDVVFGG; encoded by the coding sequence ATGACCCTGCTTCGCAGAGTGGGGGTGGTGGCCGGCGCGTTCTGCCTGCTGCCGCTGCTGCTCACCACCGTCACCACCAGCACCGCCTACGCGCACGGTTCGATGGGAAACCCGGTCAGCAGGATCTACAACTGCCTGCAGGAAGGACCGGAGGAGCCGCGGTCCGCTGCGTGCAAGGCGGCCGTCGAGGTCGGCGAGAGCTGGCCGGTCTACGACTGGGACGAGGTGAACCAGCCGAACGCGAACGGCAGGCACCGCGAAATCATCCCGGACGGCAAGCTGTGCAGCGCCGGACGCGACAAGTACAAGGGCTTCGACCTCCCGCGGGCCGACTGGCGGGCGACCAACCTGCCCAGCGGCGGCAGCTACACCCTGCGCTACAAGTACACCGCCCCGCACCCCGGCACCTTCGAGCTGTACCTGACCAGGGACGGTTACGACCCCACGCAGCCGCTGAAATGGTCCGATCTGGACGCGAAGCCGTTCTACCAGCAGCTCAACCCGCCGACTTCCGGTGGCGACTACCTGCTCAACGCGCAGCTGCCAGCCGGGAAGACCGGCCGGCACCTGATCTACGCCATCTGGCAACGGCATCTGCCCGACAGCGCCGAGGCGTTCTACTCCTGCTCGGACGTCGTGTTCGGCGGCTGA
- a CDS encoding TetR/AcrR family transcriptional regulator, translating to MARPKDPAVRTLLIERAAQMLRTREPITLRSLVAGTCVSTMAVYTYFGGMDGVWKALRQEGFTRLGARFATVTTSADPVRDLAALVAAYFQHALEHPDLYRVMFDANFDLEDAKAADGTLEYLVQAVARGKKVKRFRADVDPLELATQSWAIGHGLVSLVATGPLPRQTLEHGGPMLTALLVSAGDRPESCRVSVERGWESS from the coding sequence ATGGCGAGGCCGAAGGATCCGGCGGTTCGCACCCTGCTCATCGAACGGGCCGCGCAGATGCTCCGCACGCGCGAGCCCATCACCCTGCGCTCGCTGGTGGCCGGGACCTGCGTGTCGACGATGGCCGTCTACACCTACTTCGGCGGCATGGACGGCGTGTGGAAGGCGTTGCGGCAGGAAGGTTTCACCCGCCTCGGGGCCAGGTTCGCGACGGTGACCACGTCCGCGGATCCGGTCCGCGACCTGGCCGCACTGGTCGCTGCCTACTTCCAGCACGCGCTGGAGCATCCCGACCTGTACCGGGTCATGTTCGACGCGAACTTCGACCTCGAAGACGCCAAGGCTGCCGACGGCACCCTCGAGTACCTGGTCCAAGCCGTCGCGCGGGGGAAGAAGGTCAAGCGCTTCCGCGCCGACGTCGACCCGCTGGAACTGGCGACCCAGAGCTGGGCCATCGGCCATGGGCTGGTCTCCCTCGTCGCCACCGGCCCGCTGCCGCGCCAGACGCTCGAGCACGGTGGCCCGATGCTGACCGCGCTGCTCGTCAGTGCCGGGGACCGGCCCGAAAGCTGCCGGGTCTCGGTCGAGCGGGGCTGGGAGTCCTCTTAG
- a CDS encoding RidA family protein, with product MAITLVNPEGLPKIDLYRQVSVATGSKLVFIAGQVARDAEGGKVGEGDFAAQVEQCYLNVATALAEVGGSFDNVAKLTVYLVDWTPDKMPLFLDGVARASAKLGVTPLPPFTGIGVVALAEPDLMIEVEATAVLD from the coding sequence ATGGCCATCACCCTGGTTAACCCCGAAGGACTGCCGAAGATCGACCTCTACCGGCAGGTGTCGGTCGCCACCGGGTCGAAGCTGGTGTTCATCGCCGGCCAGGTCGCCCGCGACGCCGAGGGCGGCAAGGTCGGCGAAGGCGACTTCGCCGCCCAGGTCGAGCAGTGCTACCTCAACGTCGCCACCGCGCTGGCCGAGGTTGGCGGCTCCTTCGACAACGTGGCGAAACTGACCGTGTACCTGGTCGACTGGACGCCCGACAAGATGCCCCTGTTCCTGGACGGGGTCGCCAGGGCGTCGGCGAAGCTGGGCGTCACCCCGCTCCCGCCGTTCACCGGGATCGGCGTAGTCGCACTGGCCGAGCCCGACCTCATGATCGAGGTGGAGGCCACCGCGGTCCTGGACTGA
- a CDS encoding amidohydrolase family protein produces MAADPSNTFLIRGARIFDGVRVTGTGSVLVVDGRIAAIGRAAAPPGTPVHDGRGKTVLPGLIDGHRHSEPYTAGDLRDALRLGVTTELDLHGEPEVIAAARRRRESLGRTDLADLWSAGWGVKVPGGLPEDDPELPVTPKLGTEDDPDQFVADRFREGSDYLKVFYENGEIFGLPSPTLTPGQLHAVIAAAHRRGRMAIVHATELEQAKTAVHAGADGLAHMFLNPVDDAFIQAIRRGGAFITTTLSTFDCGLGAEELLNDARVRPYLSAAQLAALKNTPNCPPGQPEGELANLRRLHAAGVPIIAGTDAGVGSCAHGATMLAELCYLVRAGMSPAQALTAATATPAEKYRLTDRGRIATGLRADLLLVNGNPAEDVTALREISAIWKNGHPVDRTPDPSTGTATVGQQ; encoded by the coding sequence ATGGCTGCTGACCCGTCCAACACGTTTCTCATCCGCGGCGCCCGGATCTTCGACGGGGTCCGGGTGACCGGCACCGGCTCGGTGCTGGTGGTCGACGGCCGGATCGCCGCGATCGGCCGGGCCGCCGCACCACCCGGAACTCCGGTGCACGACGGGCGCGGCAAGACCGTGCTACCCGGCCTGATCGACGGGCACCGGCACTCCGAGCCGTACACCGCGGGCGACCTCCGCGACGCGCTGCGCCTCGGCGTCACCACCGAACTGGACCTGCACGGCGAGCCCGAAGTGATCGCCGCGGCCAGGCGGCGGCGCGAGTCGCTGGGCCGTACCGACCTGGCGGACCTGTGGTCGGCCGGCTGGGGCGTCAAGGTGCCGGGCGGGCTTCCCGAGGACGACCCCGAGTTGCCGGTAACGCCGAAGCTGGGCACCGAGGACGACCCGGACCAGTTCGTCGCCGACCGGTTCCGGGAAGGATCCGACTACCTCAAGGTCTTCTACGAGAACGGCGAGATCTTCGGCCTGCCGTCGCCGACCCTGACTCCCGGACAGCTCCACGCGGTCATCGCGGCCGCGCACCGCCGCGGGCGGATGGCGATCGTGCACGCCACCGAACTCGAGCAGGCCAAGACCGCGGTGCACGCCGGGGCCGACGGCCTGGCCCACATGTTCCTCAACCCGGTCGACGACGCGTTCATCCAGGCCATCCGCCGCGGCGGCGCCTTCATCACCACGACCCTGTCCACTTTCGACTGCGGCCTCGGCGCCGAGGAGTTGCTGAACGACGCGCGGGTTCGGCCGTACCTGTCCGCCGCGCAGCTCGCGGCGCTGAAGAACACGCCCAACTGCCCACCGGGCCAGCCCGAGGGCGAACTGGCGAACCTGCGCCGGCTGCACGCGGCCGGGGTGCCGATCATCGCGGGCACCGACGCGGGCGTCGGCTCCTGCGCGCACGGCGCCACCATGCTGGCCGAACTCTGCTACCTCGTGCGCGCGGGCATGTCCCCGGCACAGGCACTGACCGCGGCCACCGCCACCCCTGCCGAGAAATACCGGCTCACCGACCGGGGCCGCATCGCCACCGGGCTCCGCGCGGACCTGCTGCTGGTCAACGGAAACCCGGCCGAGGACGTCACCGCGCTGCGGGAGATCTCGGCGATCTGGAAGAACGGCCACCCCGTCGACCGCACCCCGGACCCATCCACTGGCACGGCTACCGTTGGCCAGCAGTAG
- a CDS encoding SDR family NAD(P)-dependent oxidoreductase translates to MSDLQAVITGGSSGLGLELAVRLASRGTHTTLVARDPERLEEAAATVRKAARSAEVRTSAVDVSDRAALARAFAGITAEAGGIDLLINSAGIAREGYFEHLAAADFREVMDVNFFGVYNAVRAALPELKARRGRIVNIASVAGLIGAFGYTPYCAAKHALVGFSEALRHELRPQGVRVQLVCPGEFDSPMVEALNRSRTPENRAHASLLPKLGLDQVARETLRGIDRDRDLIIPGARTRLLVTAQRFFPGIGRRIAGHRIGTVYRGPEHDPRPGEAP, encoded by the coding sequence ATGAGCGACCTGCAGGCAGTGATCACCGGTGGTTCGTCCGGGCTCGGTCTCGAACTGGCCGTCCGCCTCGCGTCCCGGGGCACGCACACCACGCTCGTGGCACGTGACCCCGAACGGCTCGAAGAAGCCGCGGCCACCGTCCGCAAGGCCGCGCGGTCGGCCGAGGTGCGCACGAGCGCGGTCGATGTCAGCGACCGCGCCGCACTGGCACGCGCGTTCGCCGGGATCACCGCCGAGGCCGGCGGCATCGACCTGCTGATCAACTCCGCCGGTATCGCGCGCGAGGGTTACTTCGAGCACCTCGCGGCCGCGGACTTCCGCGAGGTGATGGACGTCAACTTCTTCGGCGTGTACAACGCCGTCCGGGCCGCACTCCCCGAGCTGAAGGCCCGTCGCGGACGCATCGTGAACATCGCCTCGGTGGCGGGCCTCATCGGCGCCTTCGGGTATACGCCGTACTGCGCGGCGAAGCACGCGCTCGTCGGGTTCTCCGAGGCGCTGCGCCACGAACTGCGGCCGCAGGGCGTCCGCGTCCAGCTGGTCTGCCCCGGCGAGTTCGACTCGCCGATGGTGGAAGCGCTCAACCGGTCCCGGACGCCGGAGAACCGGGCGCACGCGTCGCTCCTCCCGAAACTCGGCCTCGACCAGGTCGCCAGGGAAACGCTCCGCGGCATCGACCGCGACCGCGACCTCATCATCCCCGGCGCGCGAACGCGCCTTCTGGTCACCGCACAGCGGTTCTTCCCCGGCATCGGGCGGCGCATCGCCGGCCACCGGATCGGTACCGTCTACAGAGGTCCCGAACACGACCCCCGACCAGGAGAAGCTCCATGA